A stretch of DNA from Caretta caretta isolate rCarCar2 chromosome 24, rCarCar1.hap1, whole genome shotgun sequence:
AGCAGCAACACTTAGTTCTAACCTCAGACCCCACCCTCCCTCTGGGCCcagggaatagaagccaggagtccagaTTGCCTAACCCCTAGACCATAGTCCCTGCCCAGAGCTTGGAAAAGAAGCTCCcaggctctaaccactagaccatgctacCAGAAGCGGGATCAGAACTCCGGCATCCTGGCTCTGTCCTTGACTAACCCCtggactcctctcccctccctttaaAGGCATTCATAGCAAGCGCCAGGAGGGGTTTGTGCGGTGTGGGGCAACTAGCCGGTAGCGCCAGGAGTTTGCTgctgggagagtgtgtgtgtgtgtgggggggtgtcatcaGTGACGTGGTTTTGTCCCTGCAGTCGAAGAGCCCCGTGTGCCCGACGGAAACGGAGCGTTGCATTGAGTCCCTGCTGGCCGTCTTCCAGCGCTACGCCGGGCGCGAAGGCGACAACTGCACGCTCTCCAAGAAGGAGTTCCTCAGTTTCATGAACATCGAGCTGGCTTCCTTCACAAAGGTGAACTTTGCACCCTCCTTCGGGACACTCAGcccaggcggggcggggggattcCAGCTACTGCCACTGTTAGAacccagcagctctgctgagtTGCTGACGGGGACACGGGTTGGCAGGAAAAGTGCTTCCAAAGGGGTTCTTGCCTGCAGATGTGGCTTGGAAACTGGCTGTCCTTTGGTGCCTTCCCCAAGTGCAGCTTCCTGTCCCCTATTACAGTACATGTCTCCAGCTGTCACTCGCCCAGGCAGAACGCACAGGGGGGTGGAGGAAAGAGCTGTGGCCTTTGGAACTCTCTGCCACCAGATCAGGATGCAAAATGCATCTCTGTCTAGGCTCAGCCTCACTGACCTGTGGAGGGAACCAGCATCGCTGGCTGCAGGGGGTTGTGGAGTTTGCCCCCTCTATTTTGTTGTACAATCTCGATCCACAATTCCATGAAGGGTGCTCAGATATGACCATATGGGTCTCGTAACTGCAAGTAGAGATACTGGTAAAAACCCTCCTTGGCCTTCCGCAGAACCAgaaggacccaggagtcctggaccGGATGATGAAGAAGCTTGACTTGAATTGCGACGGGCAGCTGGACTTCCAGGAGTTCCTGAACCTTATTGGGGGCATCGCGCAGGCTTGCCACATTGCACTGTGTGTGCAGGCCCCCCCTGGCCACCACCAGACCAAGAAACTGTGACCCCGCCCAACCCACACCTACAGCCCCGCAAACATTCCCGATGCACCCTGTGCAAGACCAACCATCAGCTGCagacctgcccccagcctgcGTGTCTGTGGGGGGCTCTCATTGCTTTTGTATCAGTAAAAGAATGGTATAAAAATTCCTACTCAGTAATTCTTTTTAATCTCAGAAagttggggggaggtgggggaaggaggcatgATAGGGGACCAGCATAGCTCCAGTAGTTTGAGCACCAAActgggcgccaggactcctgggtcttaTCCTTGCTGTGCCACTGCTCTTTGGCGTGTGATGTCtcccccctgcctcagtttccccacatgtaaaGCAGGGGGATAATGCTAATTATCCACTTTTTGTCAAGTGCTGTGAGCTCTATAGATGAATGAGCACCATAAAAATCCAAATTATGAGAATTTTTAGGGATTTTATGATCATTGCATCTGACTTCTTTAAACAAAGGAATACGCAGGTCTGGGGGGAGGGCAACTGTGTAATTTTAAAAGAGTGAGATAGATCAGTGCAAAATGCAGCAGCTACAGGGTCAGGAAACTAACATTTAGGGTTGCAAAGAGTTTGGGGACATAACTTGCCTACTCATAAGAGACAGTCCACAAACTCTTGAGATTGGACCAGTGAAGCACCCCCTGGTGGTGCTGTAAATCAGATCAGCAATGCTGAGACTTGGGCTCTCTCCAGCCCTGAGCTGGGAGAACAGCTGTTAACAGAGCAGGGACCCTAAAAGGGGAGAAAAGCTGAAAAGCGAGGGTGAGGGTCTGAACAATACAGGCCCTTCTCAGGTGCGGGAAATGCCTGTGATTAgagaaagaggggagagagaaagtccCACAACAGCATGGAGATCCCCCCCATAGCTGTAAAGTCACAAACTCGGGGCACCAGCGTGTgctggcccatttcacagcttgGTTTTGGGAACAAGGCCACGCTGACGTCATATGTTCTGAGGCCAGATGCGATCACTGTGATCGCCGAGTGTGCgaccacaggccagagaacttcccccccAAATAATCCgtagggcagatcttttagaaaaacatccaaccctgatttaaaaatggtcagtaatAGCGACTctgccatgacccttggtaaactgttccactGATTACTCACACTTAATAATTTacgccttttttccagtctgaatttgtcttgcttccacttccagccactggatcatgttagaccttttctctctagactgaagagcccattattaaatatttgctccccccGAGGGTACCTCTAGATTGTGATCATGGCACTCCTTCGCCgcctctttgttaaactaagtagattgagctccttgagtctatcactgtaactAGGACATGCCATACAGTGCTTTGCCCATCCTTTCTCAAGGGCACCAGTGGCTGGGATagggagcagctgctgtctctgAAGAGATGTAAGTATTTAGCACCAGGCCATGGTTAGCAGCCTCTCAGGGCCAGTTGGGAAGAGGTCACATTAGATTATCATAACActccctttctggccttaaagggaGTTATTCCAAAATAGCTATTCCTGATACGTTCTGGAACAAGAGCACCCACCCCTGGAGTTCATCAGGAATAATCAGCTTTGAATTCACCCTCCCttattctggattaattttcctgtatAGACACACCTAAAATCTATATTAAACACTAAATGGGAAAGGCACCATTCTGACCATGGGCGCTCCGGCACAGcacagagaacctcacccagtggGTCAAGCCCAGAACTTGTCTGACCTAGAACCTCAAGTTTTCCATGCCTCATTCCACACATATTAAATAAACCCTACTCGGCACTTAACAGATGCTTTCCCCTCTTGGCCTTCAAGCTGCCAGGCCACCACTGAGCCGTATCCTCTACCCCATCCCTCCAGGTCATTAGACCCTGTCCAGGACAAACACCAGAAGCAACTAGGCAAGGGGCCATTTCTTGTGGGAAAAATCTTTCATATTTCCCAGTGAATCAGGAGTCCCGCTCTCTCTAAAGCAAAACCTCAATGCTTTATGAGCGTGACTGTCCCTTTAAAGCCTCAAGAGCAGCACTCCTAAAGAGAAGTGCAGTGCCACCGGCTTACATCACCCCACAAAGCGAAGCTGGAGCAACCAGCTCATTGTAGTCTCTATCGAACAGCTGAACCAGTGCAAGGGGGAGTCTGGTTGGTTAACTCACTTTATTAACGTGAAAAGGAGACAATGTTGAGAAAAGCTGctaaggacaaaaaaaaaaaaatcaaccaaagcGCTGGGATTCCGAGCCACTTTCCCGCTCCCACCAGGGAAGGCACACAAAGCCCATGAGCCGCCTTGGATCAGGACTCGACTGCCCGTAGGACAAACTCACCTCCAGTGACCCTGATTCTACACAGAGCCATGCTGAACTTGAACCAGGCTGCTTTTCCTGCTCTTGGGCAGAGGGCATGTTCTCTTCTGATGAGGGCGATGCTGCCTCCAGGTAACAGGGGGTGCATGCCACATGAACTGCACCTTGTGCCAGGACCCCATGTTATTACTTgtcacgctcaggggagggggcaggacttTCACCAGGGCTTGCCAACTGTGGCATGGGAGGGAAGAGCAGATCTCACAAACAGCCCAGTTCACAGCACTAGTGCAAAGGATCCAGCGATTCGATTAGGAGCTGGAATGAAGGAAGGGAGAAGCAGAAGCAAGATGAAGATTTCAGGGTCACAGGACTGAAGGTCTAGCCAGAGGGAAGCCAGAAGTTcctgtctctccagcctggggcaggacCTTAGCGGAACTGGAGTGGGCTGATTCGCAGCCCAATGACATCTTTGCCGATCTCTGTCACCTGGAGAATAAAAGGGAGGCGGTTAATGGTTAAGAGCAACACAAGCTTGGGGTTCCTGACACAGATAGCTTCTACCAGTACACACTGCAGGGATCGACAGAGACAGCTTGAGAACCTCATCTCAACCACATACAGCTTTGTGACACCAAGCCTCCTCCTATAGCCCAGAATCCTAGACCAAATGGCATCAACGGGACCAGGACCCAGCCCTATGTGCATTACAAAGAACTGCTGGCACAGTTCTCCTGGCCTGACCCCACACGATGGCTGCGTTAGAGTAAGAAGCAGCGTTTTAAAATGAAGTCTTGAGCAGGAAGCTCAGTCTAGAGCGACCCGCAGGGCTCGAGGAAGGCCAGACCCAGTTGTGCTTTGATTTGTAGGACATGCTGCTGCCGCTGCTATTCTGAAAGGTGTCTCGATGAAAAGAAAGATGAACTGCCCAGCTGGGACTTGAGGCAGGGGCATGAACACCCTGGGCTGCTCAAGTCACTCCCCAGAGACAAACGGGCGCTCTCCCACCAGCGGCTCCAGGCGCTTGTGTTCACACACTCCTGTGGTGCCCCTAGACCAAGCTCAGCCCATCCTCAGTGTCTGTCCCTGATCTGAAGGAGCCAGAGACTGCGAGTGGCAGGGATACACTGCAGGTCTTTGCCTCCTAATCAGGGGAGGCTCACACTTAGCGAGGGGATTTCACTGCAGCACCAGCCACCCTGCAGTCTCATCCCCAAGGAGCTGTCAGTGCTTCCCCAACTTTATACACACCGCACCACTCCAATGTGGAGGGGGCCGGCAGCATGGAGTATAAGtggcagaggaatggggggatGGCGTGTTTGGGACAGACACCAGGGAAAACACTGTCTCTTAAAGTGCCAGGCAGCCATTACAACCCTTGCAGAGCAAACGGGAGCTGGGTGATAAAGGTCTCACCAAGCCCCCAACTCAACTCAGATCCATCCGCCCTAGGAAGGATGAAGGGCTGAGTTGAACCTGCTAGGATTAGAACCTGGGGTTCCAGGGACTCTCGATATTTCAACCCTGAGGCCTGAACCACTCAGATGTTCCCTCCTGCTTATGAGCCACCCTCCTGCCCGGACTCAAGGGAAACATTTACAGAGAGCAATAGGCAGGGAGAATTTGCCAGGAGCCAAGGaccagaggtggggggggggaggggctgccacCACAGGCGGTGCCCTTACCGTGGTGACTCGGCAGATCTGTCCCCGGAACTCAGGGCAGTAGCAGGCACCGCTGAGCGGGCACTTCTCCACCGGCTTGCCGCGGTAGATGGGCCGGTAGGAGGCGGCGCAGATGTCGAAGGGGTTGTGCATGTCGTAGTTGAGCTGGTAGGTGTCGGTGGGGTTCTTCTCGCAGGCGGACAGGATCTTGCGCGTCTAGGGAGGGAAGGGGACGCATTAGCGGGGAATGGAGAGCCAGCTGCAGAGCATGCAGGGCAGGAGCCGTGGAGCACACCGTAGATGGAACGGCTCCAACCTGACCACATCTCTCTGCTTTACACACCAGGAAACCCCACACAGCCTTTGGGGCTGGGAAACATCCTTCCCTCCCAGCACAGCCTCCCTACCCGAGACatacattccccccaccccagcggaGACACCTGCCCCAATCCCAAGCTCATCGCTTCCCACTCCATGGCctcccccgcccagcctggtCCCATGGGGAGTGAAGGAACCTCAGCACACCAAGACCCAGTCCCCCCTCGCCGTGCCCTGCACGCTTACCTGCTGCGACACTTCGGGCTTGGGGCCCAGCTCCAGGAGCCGGCGAGCGAAGGTGGCAGCTGTCTTGAAGTTTTTGAGCTTAAAGAAGAGATTGAGGGCGGTGCGCAGCACAAGGATCATGTGGACGGGCTGCAGGTTGGAGTGGGTGAAGTAGGCTGCCATCTGCATTGGGGGAAGCCGAGGGGAGAGAACACCGTCATGAGGGGGCTTTGAGGCAAAGATGGAGTTGCATCGTGGGAGGCGACCCCGCCCTAGCACAATGCACTGTGGCTGCTAGAGGGAGCAGGACAAACCCAGCGGGGTGGAGCTGCAGAGGGACAGGCTGACCATCAGTGCTGTTGATGGTATGGGAGGTGGGTTAGTATAAGGCCtgcttcacagatggggaaactgaggcccagtgacttgcccaaggccacccggGGAATCTGCGAGAGGGTCTGGGCATTGAATTCAGGATTCCCAGTCTCCTATCACCACTagcccattccctcccagagcccggaACAGAGCCTAGGAGTCCTGGCCATGATAACTGGAGTGCAGTGCAGCGTCTGTACCTCGCAGGTGCGTTTCTGCTGCTCCAGGGTCTCTTTGGGGAGCTTCTTCCTCTCGATCTCCATCGACAGCCCCACGATGTACTCTCGGCAGATGGCAATCAGCTGCTGGGCCtgtgaggaggagagagagcgagagagagagtcagGCACCATTTGCCCGCGGCTCCTGAgaaggaggggaatgggggccGGGAAGAGAGGTGCCCCTCACCTCAGCGATCTCCTGCTTGTTATCCACTACCAGCAGCGGCACGCTCAGCAGGATGGACCGGaacttctccaccgcctcctcgAACTTGCCAGCGGTGGTGAGCTGGTAGCAGACTTGCAGGCGCTGGATCAGGTCGTTGAGCTTCAGGCCGATGACAGGGAGGGCATTCTTCAACCCGGCGTCCTTCCTGGCGGTGTGGGAAGGGTGGGAGCTTCAGTGAGAAACTGAGAACCAGCCAGACCACGTGGGAGGACAAggttaccctgatgggccatctGCACTACAACCAGTCAGTGACACACTGGCCTGGCTGAACTAGGTCCACACTGCAGCTCCTCGACCATCACAGCTGTCTGGCAACCACGGAGGGGTCTCCAAGCCTCCCCTGCTGCCTGACTGGTGCATGCTGGGAAAATCTGGGTTGCTAGCCCACAATGCCTCAGCTACCCCTGCAGAGGACGTACTTCCAGATCTAGCTCGGCTGGAAGAAACCAGGAGCAGGTGGCAGGGGAGCACTAACCCCACCTGCCTCACCTTGTTTAAGCTCTAACAAGAGGAGCTGGGTGCTTCCCGTCATCAGAAAACTGCCCCGGGATGGAATTCTCCCTAGAACTTGGGCTATCAACAGAGGGGCCGGTCCCACATCCACTCAAGATCCATTGATTAACACTGAGCCGTTTAAAACACGATTCAAAATTTGCTTGTTTACATCAGGGGAACGGGAAGGCGACACCAGGCAGGGAGTGGGCGGGGCCTGTTTTGTGTTTGAACATGACTCACCCACTGGGGGCACTAACCTGCACCACCCCTCCAACAAGCAGCATCCAGGCAAGAGTCAGGGGAAATGGTAAAGAGACCTGAAGGGAGAGGCCGGATTCCGCCCTACTGCTCACCAGTTGCGATGTGGGTATCCATACATGgcggggaggcagggcagtgcttgGTAAGTGGTGCGGCCCCGGGCATAGGTCTGCAGGAAGAGCTGCTTGTAGGGGCCAAAATTAGTCACTCCCACCTGGTCGTGGAGGAGCTGAAGAGAAAGAAGGGAAGCACCACACTCATTGGCTGGTCGCGGCATAAGTGCAGCTCCAACCCCGCCCACAGCCTAGACTGGGATCTCATCCTGCCCAGACATTAGCCCCCAGCCTATTAGAACTTCTCCTTTATACCTGGGGAACTTGAAGCACAGGGAAAagaagtgacttatccaagcaGACACAGTGAGTCTGCGACAGAGACTGAAAgagaacccaggtgccctgagcTTTAGCTGAGAAACTCTCCTCTTCCTTAGGCAGTGGGGTGGAGCTCCAGAGCACTGCGGAGGGATTTGGCCCCATCTCCCGATTAACATCTCACCCCGAGAAGGGACCTCTAACGCTGTCCTTCAGACTGAACAGCATGGAGCATGAGACTACTGCATAATCTGCCTTGATCACCCCTTATCAGCTGACACCCCTCTGCCCGACTACCCCTCGCTGGAAGGGGTCACAAACAGGACGGGGAGAGGGGATCTCCAGGACTCTCCAGAGTAACTTACCCGCATGGCTGTCTCAAAGGAACCACCCAGGATGTGATCAACAGGCAGCTGGGAATTGTTACACCAGACCTAAGGGAGAGGAGGAAACGCATTTCAAGAGGAGCTGCTGGGAGGTCATGCCTGCCCAATGCTACCCAGCACACTCACATCCCATTCAacaccagcagcagggctccagccactTCTCCCAACAAGGCACCACCAGTTCCTGACGCTGATAATTAACCAGCACAGGACAGTGAGCAGGAGGGACCAGACCAGGAAAGGCAGGTGCCCGAGAGAGAAGGTTTCAGAGGCAGGTCCTGTTACCTGAGCTGGGCTGGTGCCCTTGGTGGGTGGCACAAAGAATCCATCCTCAGCTCCTCCTGCCAGGCCAGCAGGGACATCCTAGGAAGCAAACGGGGCACTTATTAGCTAGTCAATGCTGTGCTGGTGACTGACAGCTCTGCAGCCTGGCACCGCACGGTGAAAGCTCACCCCTGGGCTGCCCTGCCAATGTGCTTCAGCCTTAACCTCAAGAATGACTTCTaacaggagagaggggaggagagagtcaCCTCCATGGCCCATTCTATCTTTGGCCTCAGCTGCAACTGCCAAGAAGGGGACAGCTGGGGCATGGGCTAGTCTGACACCCCTCCACGCATTTCATAGGCCAAACAGCCATCAGGACTCAATCACCAGAGCCCAGTGCCACCGAATCTTGGATTTCACCTAAAACAGATGGATTTCtagggcgggggagagaggggcggGAGGGGACCTCAGCCTGAATAAAGCATGAAGCCATGGGGTGATGCTACAGGCAGCCTGATACAGTAGCTCAAGAGTGTGAGCTGCCCCATACATCACAATGGGGCATTGGGTTTCACAGCTAATGACAACAATTGAACCACTGACATTAACCCTTTCCCTGCTGATCACTTCAGCAGAAACATCCCACCCAGATCATGTTAGCATGGCCTCTAATTATTCTCCTTGCTTTCCCAGCGCCCATCCCTCTTTCTTAAGGGCTGCTGCAACTTCGCTACTTAAGGCTCCTGACTCCTTCCAAGGTCACCTCCTGATCCCACAGCTCCCTACCAGTTCAGGGGGAAGGTCCAAATCCTCTTCAACTTCCCATCCGCCTCCTTCCTCCTGTCCTTTACCAAGGGCTTCATCTCCAAAGCCTTCCCCGGCATCCACAAAGCCATCTGCACGTTGCAACAGAACTAGAGTCAGAACGTGCTGGAGAGGAGAGACACTATCTACACACTCCCCTGCATTAAGGGCTGCTCATGTGTTCTCACCTTCATCCAGCTGCAGCTCAGCATCCTCTCCCCAGCCTTCAGTGCCAACCGTGTCAATATCAATATCAGCAGCCAATGCCCCTCCTTTGCCTAGGGAAAGGGACAGGATTCACTCATTCACCCCCCTTCAACAGGGTCAGATATTGGAAAGAACAGGCATTAGGGTGGCCCATCACAGCCCAGCTCCTATTGTCACAGATCTGTGCCACGTTAAAGGCCAAAGTCATTTGAAGCATAGGTGAATTGCATCCAGGGGATTTCCTGGGAATGGTTTAAATGTCATCTTTAATGGGGTAACAGCCTGCACCAGAAACCCGTGAGAAGCTGGATGTTTAACAGCTGGGCTGCTGGAGTCACGAGAGGGAATTAAAGCATGTCTAGCCCAGCACAGAGTCGGTTCTGTTGTGattaattgggcctacaaatttaccctgatGATGAAAGTTAGTAAGACGTCACAATAACCTATCACagcaaatgttgatgggaaatggTGCAAtagccagacagacagacagactgaagaAGGCCAAACAAAAAAGGCATCCTGATAGATTTCCTGGGCTGCGTTAAGATCACGCCTGATAAACAAGAACAGAGCGAGACCCGAAATTAATCAAAATTGGTGCGTCGGAAACGAGGCCTAAagggtggacaaaataatgaaggaACGGGCTATTCCACCATTGCTCCCTTCTGGGGTCCTGACAAAAGACGACTTTGGGAGGAAAGCTACTACCACAGTGCTGGCTGGCTGAAAGCTGAGAGAAGGTGAAGGAGGGACCCGGATCCTCTCTGTGCTAATCCTGAGAGACGTcttgaccagaccaggccagagagtgAGCCCGATGACACTGCCACCCTCTAAATCCCAAAGACCACCTGGGATGGGaaactttctcttcccctccacgAATACATCCTttccctaccttatttcttctcttttccatctctctcctttctctttcGGTCTGATAAGaatctggcttagctggccaagactgcatattttgcagcACTGCTGTAAGCTTGTGACCAGAGAAGCCACTAAAAGCAATGCCTAAACAGCCCCATGCTGATACAAGTTTGCTGGATCTCAGAGGGACTAATAAGACCATGTGCTATTCCTATGTCCTTCCAGCAGCAAGGCTGCAAGTCAATGTCAATACTAGCGATAaatgctgcattttctatctttgctgttctacTCTCCCCCCTCGGGTGTGTGtttttgtcttgtcttttaggaaccaggatcagactttaacagcagcaacaaggacaacttctcttttccccaaaagtacagtttattaccatctttaacaCCATCTCAGAGACTGTCAAATGGAGTTTCTTTCTAAAACCTCTCTCCAGCtaaggggaaagggaacaaggaatgTTAGAATGAACCCTGTTCATTTCCAAGGCTTTAACTCATTTGCTTCTTTTCTGAATCTTTAATACAAAGTTAAAAGAATTTTTAATAACGTGCCTGCCACAGCACTGTATAGCAAACCCCAGACCTTGTTTAACCCCGTTTACTATTGGACAGTGACTGTGTCCTGTTCACACCTTTGACTATTTGGGCCCATTCCATCTACATTAATACAACAGTTCCCAAGTACGCAATGCTACCTTTGCTAGCAATTGTTCCTTCAAAGAATCCCTTGGAGACAGTGAGCAATGGCCAGTTAGTGTCCAGAGGCATGatggcagcagggggctggagcagcttTGCATTGGGGTCAATGTCTGGAATCTGAAAAGAGAGAAATCCATAACTACAGACCATGGAAAGAAAACCCTCGGCTTAGCCTCCCCTCCATGTAATGCAAGGTGCTGGTCTCGGCCCTGGCTGGAGAGGGGGCTCTTCCTTCAGGGAGGGTGTCAACTAATGCCTCGACCCCATCAGCCCCAGTGCTAACTCCCACTGCTATCCTCTCCTCTTCCGGGTGGAGCCTGTGACCAAGCAGGAAGCAATAGATGATCAACTAACCGTTTCCTTTTCTGGGTCAAACGTCTCCT
This window harbors:
- the S100A11 gene encoding protein S100-A11, which produces MSKSPVCPTETERCIESLLAVFQRYAGREGDNCTLSKKEFLSFMNIELASFTKNQKDPGVLDRMMKKLDLNCDGQLDFQEFLNLIGGIAQACHIALCVQAPPGHHQTKKL